The following proteins are encoded in a genomic region of Alnus glutinosa chromosome 8, dhAlnGlut1.1, whole genome shotgun sequence:
- the LOC133874774 gene encoding formin-like protein 9, with the protein MSCFPAKVMATLVALFLLVGGIDIQPTSASLPYGGRKSFSLDRSTKTTPRLEGSSESLNNIITSKKIVFARILRGRGPSPPPPPTRNRPIKLKPPSRRKPPPAPPILN; encoded by the exons ATGAGTTGTTTTCCAGCAAAGGTGATGGCAACACTAGTAGCACTATTCCTTCTTGTGGGTGGAATTGATATTCAACCAACTTCTGCATCACTTCCTTATG GTGGTCGGAAGAGTTTTTCACTTGATCGCTCCACGAAGACAACACCAAGATTAGAAGGCAGTTCTGAAAGTCTGAACAATATTATTACTAGCAAGAAAATAGTTTTCGCCCGGATCCTACGTGGAAGAGGTCCATCACCGCCACCTCCACCCACCCGAAACCGACCGATAAAGTTGAAGCCCCCCTCCAGGCGCAAGCCTCCACCTGCGCCTCCTATTTTAAActag
- the LOC133876567 gene encoding uncharacterized protein LOC133876567, whose product MHKSRRALYFQLYRMSCFPAKVIMATLVALFLLVGGIHIPPTSAPLPNGGRKSLSLDGASSTKTIPRSEDSSEGLNITRKKIVFSRSLRGGGSLPPPTPIRSRTRSFYPMLAPPPPYIL is encoded by the exons ATGCATAAAAGCAGGAGGGCTTTGTATTTTCAGCTTTACAGGATGAGTTGTTTTCCAGCAAAGGTGATCATGGCAACACTAGTAGCACTATTCCTTCTTGTGGGTGGAATACATATTCCACCAACTTCTGCACCACTTCCTAACG GTGGTCGGAAGAGTTTATCGCTTGATGGCGCTAGCTCCACAAAGACAATACCAAGATCAGAAGACAGTTCTGAAGGTCTAAACATTACTAGAAAGAAAATAGTTTTCTCCCGGAGCCTACGAGGAGGAGGTTCATTGCCGCCACCTACACCTATCCGAAGCCGGACACGTAGCTTTTATCCCATGCTCGCACCTCCGCCGCCTTATATTCTATGA
- the LOC133875409 gene encoding uncharacterized protein LOC133875409 isoform X1: protein MSCFPAKVMATVIVAVYLLVGDIPATSASLPYGGRKSLWLDGSTKTVPRLQGSFEGLNVSNKKIVSFRSLRVGGIWLPPPPVRNKSLKPRYSPKPPHTPEPAPPPQPPPPPQIL from the exons ATGAGTTGTTTTCCGGCGAAGGTGATGGCAACAGTAATAGTAGCAGTATACCTTCTTGTGGGTGATATTCCAGCAACTTCTGCATCACTTCCTTACG GTGGTCGGAAGAGTTTATGGCTTGATGGCTCGACGAAGACAGTACCAAGATTGCAAGGCAGCTTTGAAGGTCTGAACGTTAGTAATAAGAAAATAGTTTCCTTTAGGAGCCTACGAGTAGGAGGTATATGGTTGCCACCTCCACCAGTCCGAAACAAGTCGCTTAAGCCCAGGTATAGTCCCAAGCCCCCGCACACCCCCGAGCCCGCACCTCCGCCGCAGCCCCCTCCGCCGCCTCAGATTCTATAA